A single Bacillus sp. HMF5848 DNA region contains:
- the comGB gene encoding competence type IV pilus assembly protein ComGB, whose translation MIRKSKWKINEQINLIGQMGQLLHHGYSLLEAFEFLIVQFQKSKHIESLLQAYTKLKLGYTLYDVLDNMNFNKRFLAYMFFAQQHGQISLALSEGKKMLQASLATKQKLYKVVRYPLFLIVFTIVMLMFVAQFLLPQFSMLYTSMNVESSNLASLCITISEKLPIILHISLLFVVLIAGAIYITYQRLSPMKKISFLCKIPVVKEYSKMIITHFYAKQLSHLLNGGLSLLEALKIFAGLQHLLIIQHIALSLAKQLRLGEGFADIIEREKMFEAELSKVVELGQASGNMARELRVYSDFLLEKLEQRIKRVIKIMQPTMFTILALLVLVMYLSVMLPLFDIMKTI comes from the coding sequence ATGATCAGAAAAAGTAAGTGGAAGATCAATGAACAAATTAACTTAATAGGTCAAATGGGGCAGTTACTTCACCATGGATATTCTTTACTCGAAGCGTTTGAATTTTTAATTGTTCAATTTCAAAAGTCCAAGCATATAGAAAGCTTACTACAAGCTTATACGAAATTAAAACTAGGATACACTCTCTATGACGTATTGGATAATATGAACTTTAATAAAAGATTTCTAGCTTACATGTTTTTCGCTCAACAGCATGGGCAAATATCACTTGCTTTATCAGAAGGAAAGAAGATGTTACAAGCATCGCTGGCAACTAAGCAGAAATTATATAAAGTTGTTCGGTATCCGTTGTTTTTAATTGTATTTACGATTGTGATGCTTATGTTCGTTGCGCAATTTCTCCTACCGCAATTCTCTATGCTTTATACATCTATGAATGTTGAATCCTCCAACTTAGCCTCATTATGTATTACCATCTCAGAAAAACTACCGATTATTTTACACATAAGTCTCCTTTTTGTTGTGCTTATAGCCGGTGCCATTTATATAACATATCAGAGGCTTTCACCTATGAAAAAAATAAGTTTCTTGTGTAAGATTCCAGTAGTGAAAGAGTATTCAAAAATGATAATCACGCACTTTTATGCAAAACAGTTGAGTCATTTGTTAAATGGAGGCTTATCGTTGCTAGAAGCGCTAAAAATATTTGCTGGTTTGCAGCACCTTCTAATTATTCAACACATAGCTCTATCGTTAGCGAAACAACTTAGGCTAGGAGAAGGGTTTGCTGACATCATTGAACGAGAAAAGATGTTCGAAGCAGAATTATCAAAAGTGGTTGAGCTAGGACAAGCTTCCGGTAATATGGCTAGAGAGTTAAGAGTATATAGTGACTTTTTATTAGAAAAGCTAGAACAACGAATTAAGCGCGTAATAAAGATTATGCAACCCACCATGTTTACTATTTTAGCTCTATTAGTTTTAGTGATGTATCTTTCTGTGATGCTACCTTTGTTTGATATTATGAAGACTATATAA
- the comGA gene encoding competence type IV pilus ATPase ComGA, whose protein sequence is MQDIEMLAENLVIEAYLQHASDIHIVPRRNDAEILLRIDDELYFRKRINKKEYDRLLGHFKFSASMDIGETRRPQNGALTVTVKNIPISLRLSTLPTPFHESLVIRLLPQDNLLPPTHISLFPDISKKLLALFKHSHGLIIFTGPTGSGKTTTLYSLLHATKKELNRNIITLEDPIEKQSDDMLQVQINEKAGITYAAGLKAILRHDPDIIMVGEIRDEETAKVAIRAALTGHLVLSTMHTRHAKGSVFRLLELGASLQELEQTLIAVSAQRLVDLKCPYCKGKCTPDCKKARKQRRACIHELLVGQDLGMLFRQLHGECVHYHYKEIPDLIRKGIALGYINPESFEKWAYQHDQKK, encoded by the coding sequence TTGCAAGATATTGAAATGCTTGCTGAAAATTTGGTGATTGAGGCGTATTTACAGCATGCTTCTGACATTCATATCGTGCCTCGTAGGAACGATGCAGAGATTCTACTTCGTATTGATGATGAGCTTTACTTCCGTAAAAGAATTAACAAGAAAGAATATGACAGATTGTTAGGTCACTTTAAATTTTCAGCCTCGATGGATATTGGTGAAACTAGACGCCCTCAAAATGGTGCACTGACAGTTACCGTCAAAAACATTCCGATAAGTCTCCGTTTATCGACACTTCCAACTCCTTTTCATGAGAGTTTAGTTATTCGACTATTACCACAAGATAATTTGTTACCACCAACTCATATTTCGTTATTTCCAGATATCAGTAAAAAATTATTGGCGCTTTTCAAACACTCCCACGGTTTGATAATTTTTACGGGTCCAACCGGGTCGGGTAAAACAACTACGCTTTACAGTTTATTGCATGCCACAAAAAAAGAGTTAAACAGAAATATAATTACTCTTGAGGATCCGATAGAAAAACAAAGTGATGACATGCTCCAGGTTCAGATAAATGAGAAAGCAGGTATTACTTATGCGGCTGGATTAAAAGCTATTTTACGACATGACCCAGATATTATTATGGTTGGTGAAATACGCGATGAGGAGACAGCAAAGGTAGCTATAAGAGCTGCGTTAACAGGACATTTAGTGCTTAGTACTATGCATACAAGACATGCTAAAGGCTCGGTATTTCGGTTACTAGAGTTAGGGGCTTCATTACAAGAATTAGAACAAACTTTAATTGCTGTTAGTGCTCAGAGATTAGTTGATTTAAAATGTCCGTATTGTAAAGGAAAGTGCACCCCTGATTGTAAAAAGGCACGAAAGCAACGAAGAGCATGTATTCATGAACTGTTGGTTGGACAAGACTTAGGAATGCTTTTTAGGCAGCTTCATGGAGAGTGTGTACATTATCATTACAAAGAAATACCGGATTTGATCAGAAAAGGAATTGCATTAGGATATATAAATCCAGAAAGCTTTGAAAAGTGGGCATATCAACATGATCAGAAAAAGTAA
- a CDS encoding Spx/MgsR family RNA polymerase-binding regulatory protein has protein sequence MDRILFYTYPSCTSCRKAKQWLKSNNILFEERHIFRDTPSYEELLKILQLTTEGIDEILATRSQTFKKLNKDINELTVSEVVKLIIDDPRLLRRPILTDGTRLLVGYNESGLRNLTGKRHVIRAS, from the coding sequence ATGGATAGAATACTGTTCTATACGTATCCTAGCTGTACATCGTGTCGGAAAGCAAAGCAATGGTTAAAGTCAAACAATATTTTATTTGAAGAACGCCACATTTTTCGTGATACACCTAGTTATGAAGAGCTTTTAAAAATTCTCCAGTTAACTACCGAAGGTATTGATGAAATTCTTGCTACAAGAAGCCAGACATTCAAGAAATTGAATAAGGACATAAATGAACTTACTGTTTCTGAAGTTGTTAAATTAATAATTGATGACCCACGACTATTACGTCGGCCTATTTTAACAGATGGAACACGTTTGCTAGTGGGTTATAACGAATCAGGATTAAGAAATCTAACTGGAAAAAGACATGTGATACGTGCTTCATAA
- a CDS encoding metalloregulator ArsR/SmtB family transcription factor: MEQTLKITNVLSDPTRYYIYQYIAKQHNEVTVQEIAESFEIHPNVARLHLSKLEDVNMLVSETKKTGKGGRPSRLYRLSDDVIQLHFPFRDYQLLAKIAIQTMMSLGEAGQKALYLTGKRFGEEMIESQLPPHLNSLDQLSFEQKLNIIREAASMSGFYPEFASSEDHSKIYFQIYNCPFKELASENTETVCRMHFAFLEGMFSVLFPEVVLEEKEKLVDGCASCSYHATVAH, from the coding sequence ATGGAACAAACTTTAAAAATAACAAATGTTTTATCAGACCCAACGCGTTACTACATTTATCAATACATTGCAAAACAACACAACGAAGTAACAGTTCAAGAGATAGCTGAATCATTTGAAATACACCCAAACGTTGCACGACTTCATTTATCAAAGCTTGAAGATGTTAACATGCTAGTTTCTGAGACAAAGAAAACTGGTAAAGGCGGTCGGCCGAGTCGCTTATATAGACTATCTGATGATGTTATCCAACTACATTTCCCATTCCGTGATTATCAATTGTTAGCTAAGATTGCTATACAAACTATGATGTCACTTGGTGAAGCCGGACAAAAAGCCTTGTATTTAACAGGAAAACGCTTTGGTGAAGAAATGATTGAAAGTCAATTACCGCCGCATTTAAATTCTTTAGATCAGTTATCATTTGAACAAAAGTTGAACATTATTCGCGAAGCAGCTTCTATGTCAGGTTTTTATCCGGAGTTTGCAAGCAGCGAAGACCATTCGAAGATTTATTTTCAAATATACAACTGTCCATTTAAAGAGTTAGCTTCTGAAAACACTGAAACAGTTTGTCGCATGCACTTTGCTTTCTTAGAAGGCATGTTCTCGGTATTATTCCCTGAAGTAGTATTGGAAGAGAAAGAAAAGCTTGTTGATGGGTGTGCTTCCTGTAGTTACCATGCTACTGTAGCACATTAA
- a CDS encoding DUF2626 domain-containing protein → MERMYRVLGFWTGIFAVMFFLGDMYKTSLIFFAQTGFFIIVSYLNLSERMYVYVFGAYLTISFIAITYWSTFMMIPGMGGH, encoded by the coding sequence ATGGAACGTATGTATCGAGTACTTGGATTCTGGACAGGAATCTTTGCCGTCATGTTCTTTTTAGGTGATATGTATAAAACATCGTTAATATTTTTTGCCCAAACAGGATTTTTCATTATTGTTAGTTATTTGAATCTTTCTGAGCGTATGTATGTATATGTTTTTGGTGCTTATTTAACGATTTCCTTTATTGCAATCACCTACTGGTCAACATTCATGATGATTCCTGGGATGGGTGGACACTAA
- a CDS encoding class I SAM-dependent methyltransferase, whose protein sequence is MLKFLKNYILNQPKKMISYHDYMSIVLYDEQHGYYMSGNKKIGKEGDFYTSSNISDAFARIVARLCIKVWQNSSLLPQVVELGGGNGRFARLFLKEIEALDEIVYSKLHYYMIDTSPYHRYLQAKEVPKDKVTLLEDLSQLSSPFNGIVFSNEFFDAFPVHVIEKQEGTIYEIFVAFEEDNLVEVSVPVSNEDITEYLIDNEIVLTEGQRFEVPLAMINYIKSLSSKLNQALILTIDYGYSKEEWQNPIHHSGSLRGYYKHQLINNPLAYPFQMDLTTHIHFDSLVKYGEKFGLDYLTKLRQDEFLLQNGILDLLQENFDTDPFSEKSKQNRAIRSLIMSGGISQFFYVIMQQKNIELREEQIFQELRI, encoded by the coding sequence ATGTTAAAATTTTTAAAAAACTATATATTAAATCAACCAAAAAAGATGATTTCATACCATGACTACATGAGTATTGTCTTATATGATGAGCAACATGGTTATTATATGAGTGGAAATAAAAAGATAGGAAAAGAGGGTGATTTCTACACATCAAGTAATATTTCGGATGCTTTTGCACGTATAGTGGCACGGTTGTGTATAAAAGTATGGCAGAACTCTTCACTGCTTCCACAAGTTGTTGAACTGGGAGGAGGAAACGGACGCTTTGCACGTCTTTTTTTAAAAGAGATTGAAGCGCTTGATGAAATTGTCTACTCAAAATTACATTACTATATGATAGACACAAGTCCTTATCACCGTTATTTGCAGGCAAAGGAAGTACCTAAAGATAAAGTGACTTTGTTAGAAGACTTATCTCAATTATCTTCGCCTTTTAACGGCATAGTATTTTCGAATGAATTCTTTGATGCTTTTCCTGTTCATGTTATAGAAAAACAAGAAGGTACTATTTACGAGATATTTGTGGCTTTTGAGGAGGACAATTTGGTTGAAGTGTCTGTGCCAGTCTCTAATGAAGACATAACAGAATATTTAATAGATAATGAAATTGTTCTCACTGAAGGACAACGCTTTGAAGTACCACTTGCCATGATAAACTATATAAAGAGTTTATCTAGTAAGTTAAACCAAGCTTTAATACTAACTATTGACTATGGGTATAGTAAAGAAGAGTGGCAAAATCCCATTCATCATAGTGGCAGCTTACGAGGATATTATAAACATCAGCTCATTAATAATCCCTTAGCCTATCCTTTTCAGATGGACTTAACGACACATATACATTTTGATAGTTTAGTGAAGTATGGTGAAAAATTTGGGTTAGACTACCTTACGAAGCTTCGCCAAGATGAATTTTTATTACAAAATGGAATCCTTGACTTATTACAAGAGAACTTCGACACGGATCCTTTTTCTGAAAAATCAAAGCAAAACAGAGCAATACGGTCATTAATTATGTCTGGTGGTATTAGTCAGTTCTTCTATGTAATTATGCAGCAAAAAAATATAGAGTTAAGAGAGGAACAAATTTTTCAAGAGCTTAGGATATAA
- a CDS encoding MBL fold metallo-hydrolase, with product MKWFRLSLGPLQTNAYILKNEHNECIIFDPGAEGPKLIQYIKSKQLAPVAILLTHAHFDHIGAVDSCRKEWSIPVYIHKKEKNWLEDPGLNGSSLFLMGDKIIAKPADEIITEEQTLQISSFTLQVFETPGHSPGSVSYYAQDEGVVFSGDALFAGGIGRTDLPGGSHQQLINSIHQKLLTLPEETIVLSGHGPETTIEMEMNANPFLNGF from the coding sequence ATGAAGTGGTTTCGCCTATCTTTAGGTCCTTTACAAACAAACGCATATATTTTAAAAAATGAACACAATGAATGTATTATTTTTGACCCAGGTGCAGAAGGCCCAAAGTTAATTCAGTACATAAAAAGTAAGCAGCTAGCACCTGTTGCTATTTTATTAACGCATGCACATTTTGATCATATTGGTGCAGTCGATTCATGTAGAAAAGAATGGAGTATTCCAGTGTATATTCATAAAAAAGAAAAAAATTGGCTTGAAGACCCAGGTTTAAATGGGTCAAGTTTATTTTTAATGGGCGATAAAATTATTGCTAAGCCAGCAGATGAAATCATAACGGAGGAACAAACTTTACAAATTAGTAGTTTCACACTACAAGTGTTTGAAACACCGGGGCACTCACCAGGAAGCGTATCATATTATGCGCAAGATGAAGGGGTTGTTTTCTCAGGAGATGCATTGTTCGCTGGTGGAATTGGACGAACAGATCTTCCGGGTGGTAGTCATCAACAATTAATTAATAGTATTCATCAAAAATTGCTAACTCTTCCAGAGGAGACAATTGTATTGTCAGGTCATGGGCCAGAAACGACAATTGAAATGGAAATGAACGCGAATCCTTTTTTAAACGGATTTTAA
- a CDS encoding DUF2759 domain-containing protein — MGVGLVIIFFLVTVLGVFSLLKTLKAKNMIGILFSLATIAIFGWFSIMTFINAGYPQVTH; from the coding sequence ATGGGAGTAGGATTAGTTATAATATTCTTTTTAGTTACTGTATTAGGTGTATTTAGTTTATTAAAAACATTAAAAGCAAAAAATATGATTGGGATTTTGTTTTCACTTGCCACAATCGCTATTTTTGGATGGTTCTCGATTATGACTTTTATTAACGCAGGGTATCCTCAGGTTACTCACTAA
- a CDS encoding MTH1187 family thiamine-binding protein: protein MAIIDITVVPVGTNTTSVSNYVASVHKLLADYKSKGVLTYELTPMSTIIEGELSDLFQVVQHIHESIFDKDVKRITTNIRIDDRRDKQSSMQSKLESVKSKL from the coding sequence ATGGCTATTATTGATATAACAGTAGTTCCTGTAGGGACAAATACAACAAGTGTGAGTAACTATGTAGCAAGTGTTCATAAGCTCTTAGCAGATTATAAATCAAAGGGTGTATTGACATATGAGCTAACACCTATGAGTACCATTATTGAAGGAGAGTTATCAGATCTTTTTCAAGTAGTTCAACATATCCATGAGTCCATTTTTGATAAAGATGTTAAACGAATTACTACTAATATTAGAATTGATGACCGTCGAGATAAGCAATCTAGTATGCAATCAAAGCTTGAAAGTGTCAAAAGTAAGCTATAA
- a CDS encoding M14 family metallocarboxypeptidase — MNVKARAGDSLFYYSKLFAISHKLLIDSNATVQGELQGGETIRIPGFLLKRHKLTDTDTVAKLASKYHHKEDALLLVNQQMSINNWTPGKLVNIPERITSPVVKSDGNYAYKTLISDLAKLREVYPFVQINICGQSVMKKKLYELRIGTGRNKVHWNASFHANEWITTNAVMTVLNEYLIALTNFDKLQSVEAIQIYNDTTLSIVPMVNPDGVDLVLDSLSVKESFYNKAVEINNGSDNFEQWKANIRGIDLNNQYPANWDIEKERKEPKAPAPRDYPGDAPLTEPEAIALAKLVTEENFSLVVAFHTQGREFYWGYESYEPAKAKIIADRFAQVSGYKSVQFIDSHAGFKDWFIQNTRNPGFTIELGEGTNPLPLTQLPSIVEAARAIGISSLLVR, encoded by the coding sequence ATGAATGTAAAAGCTCGTGCAGGTGATTCGTTATTTTACTACAGTAAATTGTTTGCAATTTCTCATAAATTACTAATAGATTCAAACGCTACTGTTCAGGGAGAACTACAAGGAGGAGAAACGATTCGAATCCCAGGCTTCTTACTGAAGCGACATAAACTAACTGATACTGACACTGTTGCAAAGCTGGCAAGTAAATACCACCATAAAGAAGATGCACTTTTATTAGTAAACCAACAAATGTCCATCAATAATTGGACGCCAGGTAAACTAGTTAATATACCAGAGCGAATTACGTCACCGGTTGTAAAATCAGACGGAAACTATGCTTATAAGACGCTTATAAGTGATCTTGCGAAACTGCGAGAAGTATACCCTTTTGTCCAAATAAATATTTGTGGGCAGAGTGTGATGAAAAAGAAATTATACGAACTAAGAATTGGTACGGGGCGGAACAAAGTTCATTGGAATGCATCATTTCATGCAAATGAATGGATAACAACGAATGCTGTAATGACAGTCCTAAATGAGTATCTAATAGCATTAACTAATTTTGATAAGCTACAATCTGTAGAAGCGATACAGATATATAATGATACAACACTTTCAATCGTTCCTATGGTCAATCCAGACGGCGTCGACCTTGTTTTAGATTCCTTATCAGTTAAGGAAAGTTTCTATAATAAGGCAGTTGAAATTAATAATGGTTCGGATAATTTTGAACAATGGAAAGCAAATATCCGAGGGATTGATTTAAATAACCAATATCCAGCAAATTGGGATATAGAAAAAGAGAGAAAAGAACCTAAAGCACCCGCTCCACGCGATTATCCTGGTGATGCTCCTCTTACGGAACCAGAGGCAATTGCACTGGCTAAGCTTGTAACCGAAGAGAATTTTTCCTTAGTTGTAGCCTTTCATACACAAGGTAGGGAATTTTATTGGGGATATGAATCATATGAACCAGCCAAAGCAAAAATAATAGCAGATCGGTTTGCGCAGGTAAGTGGCTATAAATCAGTTCAATTTATTGATAGTCATGCCGGCTTTAAGGATTGGTTTATTCAAAACACTAGGAACCCTGGTTTTACAATAGAATTAGGAGAGGGCACTAATCCGTTGCCACTAACTCAATTACCTTCTATAGTGGAGGCAGCACGAGCTATTGGTATTTCTTCTTTGCTTGTACGCTAA
- a CDS encoding LTA synthase family protein — protein MIKKIKNLSLSNITFLLLATSLLWIKTYVVYKLYFDIKIESAMQELILFINPISFLAVVLGISLFLKKNRQKRYIIISSAIITFVLFANVIYYRFFNDFITIPVLFQTSNMGDLGNSIFELLSWKDSLMFADVIFLAWLARHNYRWAVLDTVSKKDRRIYFTAITAIAIINLGLAEAERPQLLTRTFDREMLVKNIGTYNYHVYDIVLQSKSKAQKAFADSSELVQIENYVKANYNKPNEDMYGVAKGKNIIMVSMESLQSFVINKNVYSHEITPFLNDFISESFYFDNFYHQTGQGKTSDSEFITDNSLYPLGRGAVFFTHGTNEYNAIPEIVKNYGYNSAVLHANNKSFWNRDVMYQSLGYDKFFDIESYEVTEENSVGWGLKDKEFFDQSLEHLQSLPQPFYAKLITLTNHFPFKLGEEDTSIPELESSSKTLNRYFPTVRYMDEALEQFINDLKTSGLYENSIIVLYGDHYGISENHNEAMGFYLKRPITPFESVQLQRVPLYIHIPELKDEAKIITKVSGQIDMKPTLLHLLGIDTKNDIQFGSDLFAVDKPDFTVLRDGSFITKNYVYTNNTCYDKASGQEADRTLCEPYEEKAKSELSYSDQIIYGDLLRFYDGRTFINK, from the coding sequence ATGATAAAGAAAATTAAAAATCTGTCTTTATCTAACATTACGTTTTTATTACTAGCTACTTCCCTGCTCTGGATAAAAACATATGTAGTATACAAGTTATATTTTGATATAAAGATTGAATCGGCCATGCAGGAGTTAATATTATTTATTAATCCGATAAGCTTTTTAGCTGTCGTCCTAGGCATATCATTATTTTTGAAGAAAAATCGTCAAAAGCGTTATATTATAATTTCAAGTGCTATTATAACCTTTGTTTTATTTGCGAATGTTATTTACTATCGCTTTTTCAATGACTTTATTACAATACCGGTCTTATTCCAAACAAGTAATATGGGGGATTTAGGAAACAGTATTTTTGAATTATTGTCGTGGAAAGACTCGCTAATGTTTGCAGATGTCATTTTTTTAGCATGGCTGGCTCGACATAATTATCGTTGGGCAGTACTTGATACTGTTTCAAAAAAAGATCGTCGTATTTACTTTACAGCTATAACAGCTATAGCGATTATTAACTTAGGGTTAGCTGAAGCTGAAAGACCGCAATTATTGACGCGTACATTTGATCGTGAAATGCTTGTGAAAAATATCGGTACGTATAACTACCATGTCTATGATATTGTTCTGCAATCTAAGTCAAAGGCACAGAAGGCATTTGCAGATAGTTCAGAGCTAGTGCAAATCGAAAACTATGTAAAAGCCAACTACAACAAGCCTAATGAAGACATGTACGGTGTAGCAAAAGGGAAAAATATTATAATGGTGTCGATGGAGTCATTACAAAGCTTTGTGATTAATAAGAATGTATACAGTCATGAGATTACACCTTTTTTAAATGATTTTATTTCCGAGAGCTTTTACTTCGATAATTTTTACCATCAAACAGGACAAGGAAAAACATCTGATTCTGAGTTTATTACTGACAACTCATTGTATCCATTAGGAAGAGGAGCTGTATTCTTTACGCATGGAACAAATGAATATAATGCAATTCCGGAAATTGTGAAGAACTATGGCTATAACTCTGCTGTATTACATGCGAATAACAAAAGCTTCTGGAATCGAGATGTCATGTATCAATCATTAGGCTATGATAAATTTTTTGACATCGAGAGCTACGAAGTAACTGAAGAAAACTCGGTAGGATGGGGACTAAAAGACAAGGAATTTTTTGATCAATCTTTAGAGCACCTTCAATCGCTACCGCAGCCGTTTTACGCTAAGCTTATTACACTTACAAATCATTTCCCTTTCAAGCTAGGGGAAGAAGATACTAGTATTCCCGAGTTAGAATCATCAAGTAAAACATTGAATCGTTACTTCCCAACGGTCCGCTATATGGACGAAGCGTTGGAGCAGTTCATAAATGATCTAAAAACTTCCGGTCTATATGAAAACTCCATCATCGTACTGTATGGCGATCATTATGGAATTTCAGAAAACCATAACGAGGCAATGGGCTTTTACTTAAAGCGCCCAATTACACCGTTTGAAAGTGTGCAGCTTCAACGAGTACCATTATATATTCATATTCCTGAGCTAAAGGATGAAGCGAAGATTATTACTAAAGTATCCGGTCAAATTGACATGAAGCCTACATTACTTCATTTATTAGGTATTGATACTAAAAATGATATTCAATTTGGCAGTGATTTGTTTGCTGTTGATAAGCCGGATTTCACTGTGTTACGTGATGGTAGCTTTATTACTAAGAATTATGTATATACAAACAACACATGTTATGACAAAGCATCAGGTCAAGAAGCTGACCGAACACTCTGTGAGCCATATGAAGAAAAAGCAAAGAGTGAATTATCTTATTCAGACCAAATTATATATGGAGATTTACTTCGTTTCTATGATGGTCGCACATTTATAAATAAATAA